From a single Geotoga petraea genomic region:
- a CDS encoding ABC transporter ATP-binding protein produces MMLLRVKNLKKYFPVKHGFVIERTVGHVKAVDNVNLHLERGETYGLVGESGCGKTTIGKTILRLHDPSAGKIMVDDKETSHFFMKKREAKEFLKREYVDKAEGLKKQYKSVDGVMANTEEYENQYYKYYFDNGEEKFYDFMMKDIKKKRMNFRRNVQIVFQDPTSSLNPRMTVGQALMEPLLFHGVVKNKLQAKERILEMLRTVGLKAYHADRYPHQFSGGQRQRVAVARAIVLDPNLIILDEPTSALDVSVQAQIIRLLKELQDKLNAGYLFISHDLGVVRYISNYVGVMYLGRMVEYGVGDEVFDKPEHPYAQALLNAAPVPDPNKRRDRKQFIITGQVPSPMNRPKGCFFNPRCKFAMDECKQKYPPYYAINDKHFVACYLYKENEVVKGD; encoded by the coding sequence ATAATGTTATTAAGAGTTAAGAACTTGAAAAAATATTTTCCCGTTAAGCACGGTTTTGTTATAGAAAGAACAGTTGGTCACGTAAAAGCTGTCGACAATGTAAATTTGCACCTTGAAAGAGGAGAAACTTACGGATTGGTTGGTGAATCGGGATGTGGTAAAACAACAATAGGTAAAACCATATTGCGACTTCATGACCCTTCAGCAGGTAAGATAATGGTTGATGACAAAGAAACATCTCATTTTTTCATGAAAAAAAGAGAAGCAAAAGAATTTTTAAAAAGAGAATATGTTGACAAAGCTGAAGGTTTAAAAAAACAGTACAAATCTGTAGATGGTGTAATGGCAAATACAGAAGAATACGAAAATCAATATTATAAATACTATTTTGATAATGGTGAAGAAAAGTTCTATGATTTTATGATGAAAGACATAAAAAAGAAAAGAATGAACTTCAGAAGAAATGTACAAATTGTTTTCCAAGATCCAACTTCGTCTTTAAATCCAAGAATGACAGTTGGGCAGGCACTCATGGAGCCTCTTTTATTTCATGGCGTTGTAAAAAATAAATTGCAGGCTAAAGAAAGAATATTAGAAATGCTTAGAACAGTTGGTCTTAAAGCTTACCACGCTGATAGATATCCTCATCAGTTTTCTGGTGGGCAAAGACAGAGAGTAGCTGTTGCAAGAGCTATAGTCTTAGATCCAAATTTAATTATTCTTGACGAACCAACAAGTGCTCTTGATGTATCAGTTCAAGCTCAAATAATAAGGCTGTTAAAAGAACTTCAAGATAAATTGAACGCAGGATACTTGTTTATATCACATGATTTAGGTGTTGTAAGATACATATCCAATTATGTTGGTGTAATGTATTTGGGTAGAATGGTTGAATATGGTGTTGGAGACGAAGTATTCGATAAACCCGAACATCCATACGCTCAAGCATTGTTAAATGCTGCACCAGTACCGGATCCAAATAAAAGAAGAGATAGAAAGCAATTTATAATAACTGGACAAGTACCTAGTCCTATGAACAGGCCAAAAGGTTGTTTCTTTAATCCAAGATGTAAATTTGCAATGGATGAATGTAAACAAAAATATCCACCATACTACGCCATAAACGATAAACATTTTGTAGCTTGTTACTTATATAAAGAAAATGAAGTAGTTAAGGGAGATTGA
- a CDS encoding ABC transporter ATP-binding protein: MNEPVLIVKDLKTYFDIAEGTVKAVNGVSFELNMNEALGVVGETGSGKSVTMKSVMGMIKKPGYLAEGTQILFNTDEFSKNGEKEYVNLAKLNKKAFTRIRGKHIGMVFQDPMASLNPMYTVADQMIETIVYHQDVTIEEARKRAIDLLTTVGLPNAEERIDDYPFQFSGGQRQRIIIAISLSCSPEVLIADEPTTALDVTIQAQILELMKDLQNEFNTAMVYITHDLSVVAEIADKVLVMYGGNQMEMADVYTIFDRPMHPYTNALLSCIPRHDVKKDELNPIKGQPPIMLNPPALCPFLPRCPKATERCRKEWPELVEVEKGHFLRCFNPYKTDKVDSGDKVAKTEDDK, encoded by the coding sequence TTGAACGAACCAGTTTTGATTGTAAAAGATCTTAAAACTTACTTCGATATAGCTGAGGGAACTGTAAAAGCTGTAAACGGGGTTTCTTTTGAGCTCAATATGAATGAAGCACTTGGGGTAGTTGGAGAAACAGGTTCGGGTAAGTCAGTAACTATGAAGTCCGTAATGGGTATGATTAAGAAACCTGGTTATTTGGCGGAAGGTACACAAATTCTTTTTAATACAGATGAATTTTCTAAAAACGGGGAAAAAGAATATGTGAATCTTGCAAAACTCAATAAAAAAGCTTTTACAAGGATCAGAGGTAAACATATAGGTATGGTTTTCCAAGATCCGATGGCATCTTTGAATCCTATGTATACAGTAGCCGATCAAATGATCGAAACTATAGTATATCATCAAGATGTTACAATAGAAGAAGCAAGAAAAAGAGCAATTGATTTGCTCACAACAGTGGGTTTGCCAAACGCCGAAGAAAGAATAGACGATTATCCTTTCCAATTCTCTGGAGGACAAAGGCAGAGAATTATTATAGCTATTAGTCTATCCTGTAGCCCAGAAGTATTAATCGCTGATGAACCGACAACCGCTTTAGACGTTACCATACAAGCGCAAATTCTTGAATTGATGAAAGATTTGCAGAATGAATTTAACACAGCCATGGTTTACATCACTCATGATTTATCTGTTGTTGCAGAAATTGCAGATAAAGTATTGGTAATGTATGGTGGAAACCAAATGGAAATGGCAGATGTTTATACTATCTTTGATAGACCAATGCACCCATATACAAATGCATTGTTGTCATGTATTCCAAGGCATGACGTTAAAAAGGATGAGTTGAACCCTATAAAAGGTCAACCTCCAATAATGTTAAATCCTCCAGCATTATGTCCATTTTTACCAAGATGTCCGAAGGCCACTGAAAGATGTAGAAAAGAATGGCCAGAACTTGTAGAAGTAGAAAAAGGTCATTTTTTGAGATGTTTCAACCCTTATAAAACTGATAAAGTAGATAGTGGGGATAAAGTTGCAAAAACGGAGGATGATAAATAA
- a CDS encoding S4 domain-containing protein has product MRLDKFLKKNKIVKRRVIAHDLCVNGMVLKENRELKPGYDVKDGDLITLNFGKKVLSIKVIDDYDFEIIEEKFIKGD; this is encoded by the coding sequence ATGCGTTTAGACAAGTTTTTAAAGAAAAATAAAATAGTTAAAAGAAGGGTAATTGCCCACGATTTATGTGTTAATGGAATGGTTTTAAAAGAAAACAGAGAATTAAAACCAGGTTACGATGTAAAAGATGGAGATTTAATCACCTTAAATTTTGGAAAGAAAGTTTTAAGTATTAAGGTAATTGATGATTATGATTTTGAGATTATTGAAGAAAAATTTATTAAAGGGGATTGA
- a CDS encoding replication-associated recombination protein A, producing MKSNNPLSEILRPKKIEDIIGNEKLKNIFRKWLDNDSIKSFVVYGPPGSGKSTFIKAIINEIENDYEIYQISGALEGAKTLKSIVNKEDNLFSKQKILFIDEIHRLNRAEQDTLLLSVENGDVILFGATTENPAVRLNPALLSRVNVFKIKEFNEEEYEIVFDRIENFYKDVKIDEKAKKEIINYANGDLRRIINFVEALVESGTKKITTQEVDDFTGKTMHYDVDDKYSYISAFIKSVRGSDPDAAILYLSYMLENGEDPMYLARRIVILASEDIGLADPNALNIAVSAMTATEQIGYPECVIPLSEATVYLAAAPKSNRSYNAYLNAKEFIHKNNFSVPKHLMNAINKNMKKQGYGKNYKYPHDFGGFVKEKYMPEKYEKDIFYYPSNNGIEKKIGERIKKIWDWLKDY from the coding sequence TTGAAAAGCAATAATCCTTTGTCAGAAATTCTTAGACCAAAAAAAATTGAAGATATAATAGGGAACGAAAAATTAAAAAATATCTTTAGAAAATGGTTAGATAATGATTCTATAAAATCATTTGTAGTTTACGGTCCTCCGGGATCTGGCAAATCTACATTTATAAAAGCTATAATAAATGAAATAGAAAATGATTATGAAATTTATCAAATATCTGGAGCTTTAGAAGGGGCAAAGACTTTAAAAAGTATAGTCAATAAAGAGGATAATCTATTTTCTAAACAAAAAATACTTTTTATTGATGAAATTCATAGGCTGAATAGAGCTGAACAGGACACTCTACTCTTGAGTGTAGAGAATGGAGATGTAATTCTATTTGGAGCTACAACAGAAAATCCCGCAGTTAGATTAAATCCTGCTCTATTATCGAGAGTAAACGTTTTCAAAATAAAGGAGTTCAATGAAGAAGAATATGAAATAGTTTTTGATAGAATAGAAAATTTTTATAAAGATGTTAAAATAGATGAAAAAGCAAAGAAAGAAATAATTAATTACGCCAATGGCGATCTTAGAAGAATAATAAACTTCGTGGAAGCTTTAGTTGAAAGTGGAACAAAAAAAATCACAACACAAGAAGTTGATGACTTTACCGGAAAAACAATGCATTATGATGTTGATGATAAATATTCGTATATATCAGCATTCATAAAAAGTGTCAGAGGAAGTGATCCAGATGCAGCAATATTGTATTTGAGTTATATGCTTGAAAACGGAGAAGACCCAATGTACCTTGCAAGAAGAATAGTTATACTTGCGAGTGAAGATATAGGGCTTGCTGATCCTAATGCTTTAAATATTGCTGTTTCGGCAATGACAGCCACTGAACAAATAGGTTATCCGGAATGTGTTATTCCATTATCTGAAGCAACTGTTTATCTTGCCGCTGCACCAAAATCTAACCGGTCTTATAATGCATATTTAAATGCAAAAGAATTTATACATAAAAATAATTTTTCAGTTCCAAAGCATTTAATGAATGCAATAAACAAAAATATGAAAAAACAGGGTTATGGAAAAAATTATAAATATCCGCACGATTTCGGTGGATTTGTAAAAGAAAAATATATGCCCGAAAAATATGAAAAAGATATATTTTATTACCCGAGTAATAATGGTATAGAGAAAAAGATAGGGGAAAGAATAAAGAAAATATGGGATTGGTTGAAAGATTATTGA
- a CDS encoding thioredoxin family protein: protein MKFRYFKHDDCGVCKAILPKVENVAKKYDIEIEIIDTKKHPDIAAQKLIFTVPVLIVEHENKELNRWVRNFSIQDLEEETKYYLERI, encoded by the coding sequence ATGAAATTCAGATATTTTAAGCATGATGACTGTGGAGTTTGTAAAGCAATACTTCCAAAAGTTGAGAATGTAGCGAAAAAATATGATATAGAAATTGAAATAATAGATACAAAGAAACACCCCGATATTGCAGCTCAAAAACTTATCTTTACTGTTCCTGTTCTAATCGTAGAACATGAAAATAAAGAGTTAAACAGATGGGTAAGAAATTTTTCAATTCAAGATTTAGAAGAAGAAACAAAATATTATTTGGAGAGAATATAA
- the hflK gene encoding FtsH protease activity modulator HflK has product MKTIVSIIIIILIGIYLSTGVYQVGSSEVALVKTFGKYQTTQGPGIHIHAPIPFQSHVIVDTRSVKKVEIGFRTTRGGSNPTYSTLDQESNMITGDENILHIEAVVQYRIRDPEKAAFRIIDDYNLVKFTTESILRERVALSNIDDVLTAERDSIAMKTAELVQETLDLYDSGIMVESVFLQDVTPPDSVVAAFDDVNNAKQDREKIINEANRYSNDILPRAEGEAEQILRQAESYAFEQVADAEGETQRFLAILDEYKNSEDVTRKRLILDAINDMLQSSKIKVISENDSTLKLLNLDQILGGDSK; this is encoded by the coding sequence ATAAAAACTATTGTGAGTATAATTATCATAATTTTAATTGGCATTTATTTATCCACAGGAGTTTACCAAGTTGGTTCATCTGAAGTGGCTTTGGTAAAAACATTTGGTAAATATCAAACTACACAAGGACCAGGCATACACATTCATGCTCCAATTCCTTTTCAATCACATGTAATTGTTGATACAAGAAGTGTTAAAAAGGTTGAAATAGGTTTCAGAACAACAAGAGGTGGTTCTAACCCCACTTATTCAACATTAGATCAAGAATCAAATATGATAACTGGTGATGAAAATATTTTACATATTGAAGCAGTAGTTCAATATAGAATAAGGGATCCTGAAAAGGCCGCTTTTAGAATTATTGATGATTATAATCTTGTTAAATTCACGACAGAAAGTATTTTAAGAGAAAGAGTTGCATTATCCAATATAGATGATGTTTTAACAGCTGAAAGAGATTCAATAGCGATGAAAACTGCTGAATTGGTTCAAGAAACGCTCGACTTATATGACTCAGGAATCATGGTTGAAAGTGTTTTCTTGCAAGATGTAACTCCTCCAGATTCTGTAGTTGCAGCCTTTGACGATGTCAACAATGCTAAGCAAGACAGAGAAAAAATCATAAATGAAGCAAATAGATATTCTAATGACATTTTACCAAGAGCTGAAGGTGAAGCAGAACAGATTTTGAGGCAAGCAGAAAGCTATGCTTTTGAGCAAGTCGCAGATGCTGAAGGTGAAACACAGAGGTTCCTTGCAATACTTGATGAATATAAAAATTCTGAGGACGTTACAAGAAAAAGATTAATCCTTGACGCTATAAACGATATGCTTCAGAGTTCAAAAATTAAAGTTATTTCAGAAAATGACAGCACTCTAAAACTTTTAAACTTAGATCAAATCTTAGGTGGTGATTCTAAATGA
- the hflC gene encoding protease modulator HflC translates to MKKIGTWITLGIIAILVIVFLSTSLVILDETQQGAIVRFGDIKKIITEPGIYFKTPFVDNVLKFEKRIMLYDIDTERVITQDKKTIVVDTYSIWRISNPQTFIESMRTINNALTRIDDVVYSHVRDVIAKYTFEEILSKKRLELLEEIKVRSEESLKTYGINIVDVRVKRTDLPDDNRKAVYERMNAERYSIAAQIRAEGEKEGQKIRAEADKEKEIILSQANRDAKIIMGTADASALNIYADAYNEDSDFYELQRLTTIYKESLNNSVISIPLDSPLMRYFYEVE, encoded by the coding sequence ATGAAAAAAATAGGAACTTGGATAACTTTGGGAATTATCGCCATTTTAGTAATAGTTTTCCTTTCTACATCATTGGTTATTTTAGATGAAACTCAACAAGGGGCTATTGTAAGATTTGGTGATATAAAAAAAATAATAACTGAACCAGGCATTTATTTTAAAACTCCATTTGTAGATAATGTTTTAAAATTTGAGAAAAGAATAATGCTTTATGATATTGATACTGAGAGAGTTATAACTCAGGATAAAAAAACCATAGTTGTAGACACTTATTCTATTTGGAGAATTTCAAACCCACAAACCTTTATTGAAAGTATGAGAACCATAAATAATGCATTAACAAGAATTGATGACGTTGTTTATTCTCATGTACGTGATGTTATTGCAAAATATACTTTTGAAGAAATTTTATCAAAAAAAAGATTAGAACTTTTAGAAGAGATCAAGGTTAGAAGTGAAGAATCTCTAAAAACATACGGAATAAATATTGTTGACGTCAGAGTTAAAAGAACTGATCTTCCAGATGACAACAGAAAAGCTGTTTATGAAAGAATGAATGCAGAAAGATATTCAATTGCAGCACAAATTAGAGCTGAAGGTGAAAAAGAAGGTCAAAAAATAAGAGCTGAAGCAGACAAGGAAAAAGAGATCATTTTATCCCAAGCAAACAGGGATGCAAAAATTATAATGGGTACTGCAGACGCAAGCGCTTTAAATATTTATGCTGATGCTTACAACGAAGATTCAGATTTTTATGAATTACAAAGACTTACAACTATTTATAAAGAATCATTGAATAATTCTGTAATATCAATTCCTTTAGATTCTCCATTAATGAGATATTTTTACGAGGTGGAATAA
- a CDS encoding methyltransferase domain-containing protein — translation MISSVENLFRNLILETNSNTHLPNSASVFLANSSLNLIKDKMKILEIGSGIGHVSLVLSKLFKNCHFTGIEIQKELYELSKRNRIINKCENVKFINDNIANISSYFEHESFDLIISNPPHYTSGRESLKNDRKIARTFGEDDIISFVLNSWKMIKNKKTISYVVHNNTFRSFFYHSIKNNLEPYEIIPALGEKSKNIQLINIKVRKNGGKNLNFKRPYII, via the coding sequence TTGATTAGTTCTGTTGAGAACTTATTTAGAAATTTAATTTTGGAAACTAATTCTAATACTCATCTTCCTAATTCGGCATCTGTATTTTTGGCAAATTCTAGTTTAAATCTTATAAAAGATAAAATGAAAATTCTTGAAATAGGATCAGGGATTGGACATGTGAGTTTAGTTCTTTCAAAACTATTTAAAAACTGCCATTTCACTGGAATTGAAATACAAAAAGAGCTTTACGAACTATCAAAAAGAAATCGAATCATTAACAAGTGTGAAAATGTAAAGTTCATAAACGACAATATTGCAAACATAAGCAGTTATTTTGAACATGAAAGTTTTGATTTGATTATATCAAATCCTCCACATTATACTTCTGGAAGGGAAAGTTTAAAAAACGATAGAAAAATAGCGAGAACATTTGGTGAAGACGATATTATATCTTTTGTTTTAAACTCTTGGAAAATGATTAAAAATAAAAAAACCATAAGTTATGTCGTACATAATAATACTTTTAGGTCGTTTTTTTATCATTCTATTAAAAATAATTTAGAACCTTATGAAATCATTCCTGCATTGGGAGAAAAAAGTAAAAACATTCAATTAATTAATATCAAAGTTAGAAAAAATGGTGGGAAAAATTTAAATTTTAAAAGGCCTTATATTATATAA
- a CDS encoding dTMP kinase, translating into MSNGKLIVLESGTDSSGKETQTNLLFKRLKEKKINVLKVEYPDYMSDSSSLIKMYLNGDFGKDPYSVNPFAASSFFAVDRYASFKTKWQNFYENGGLIIADRYTTSNMVHQASKIENKEEKDFFLDWLYDFEFNKICIPEPDIVFFLDVPPDISSILMKNRKNKINGSAKKDIHEDNAQYLLNTYKNALYVAKKYKWEIINCVSGNRLKPIETINDEILKKTKELINSQ; encoded by the coding sequence TTGAGTAATGGAAAACTTATTGTTTTGGAATCTGGCACAGATTCCAGTGGTAAAGAAACACAAACAAATTTATTATTTAAAAGATTAAAAGAAAAAAAAATAAATGTTTTAAAAGTGGAATATCCTGATTATATGAGTGATTCTTCTTCTTTAATTAAAATGTATTTAAACGGAGACTTTGGTAAGGACCCTTATTCTGTTAATCCTTTCGCAGCTTCATCTTTTTTTGCAGTTGATAGATACGCCTCTTTTAAAACAAAATGGCAAAATTTTTATGAAAATGGAGGGCTCATAATAGCTGATAGATATACGACATCAAACATGGTTCACCAAGCGTCAAAAATTGAAAACAAGGAAGAAAAAGATTTTTTTCTTGATTGGCTATATGATTTTGAATTCAATAAAATTTGTATACCAGAACCTGATATAGTCTTTTTTCTCGATGTCCCACCTGATATTTCATCTATTTTAATGAAAAATAGAAAAAATAAAATAAATGGGTCAGCTAAAAAAGATATTCATGAAGATAACGCACAATATCTTTTAAATACATATAAAAATGCTTTATATGTAGCAAAGAAATACAAATGGGAGATAATAAATTGTGTATCTGGAAATAGACTTAAACCTATTGAAACAATCAATGACGAAATTTTAAAAAAAACAAAAGAGCTTATAAACTCACAATAA
- a CDS encoding NUDIX hydrolase, translating into MDLEKLKRKLAKHEPRSLGIKNIYSVLIPLIYVDGELSLLYETRALSLSKQPGEVSFPGGMVEKGESYLEAAIRETIEELNIYSEEIEVIKKGDYFISPYNFIINSYIGFIDRELHTIEFSRDEVDSLFTVPIEFLKNNSPAIHYAEIITSTEDGFPYELIPNGKNYKWRKGKYPIYFYQYKKNIIWGLTARLTKEFIDLL; encoded by the coding sequence ATGGATTTAGAAAAATTAAAGAGAAAATTAGCGAAACATGAGCCAAGGTCATTGGGAATTAAAAATATATATTCAGTATTGATCCCCTTAATATACGTTGATGGGGAATTATCTTTATTATACGAAACAAGAGCACTTTCATTAAGTAAACAGCCGGGAGAAGTGTCTTTCCCTGGTGGAATGGTAGAAAAAGGTGAAAGCTATTTGGAGGCAGCTATAAGGGAAACTATAGAAGAGCTGAACATATATTCAGAAGAAATAGAGGTAATAAAAAAAGGCGATTATTTCATATCGCCTTATAATTTCATTATTAATTCTTACATTGGTTTTATAGATAGAGAACTACACACTATAGAATTTTCAAGAGACGAAGTCGATAGTTTATTTACCGTTCCGATAGAGTTCTTGAAAAATAACAGCCCTGCTATTCACTATGCGGAAATCATAACTAGTACAGAAGATGGATTCCCTTATGAATTAATCCCAAATGGGAAAAATTACAAATGGAGAAAAGGGAAATACCCAATCTATTTTTATCAATATAAAAAAAATATAATTTGGGGACTAACTGCAAGGTTAACTAAAGAGTTTATAGACTTATTGTGA
- a CDS encoding GAF domain-containing protein yields the protein MRSIFNDITKDYFELLSYPQENWDKWFYYFSNKTNGLFEKVIFSIGYDKNSYIKYLKDSLGRRKLDKINWFREETIAEEKSNIINMITQNSENFNLKRADFSVLILNLDGEKPYVVFETYKKNIIILDYIWYYDHKSEINLKELFKKSVKEYNDKYEPNQKKALFWVVYDEAKKIINGKDLEFTKALYKICELLDKKIDYYNWTGFYLVDGNNKLKVGPYIGEKTEHVEIEFGQGICGQAASTEKTFVISDVSKEDNYLSCSPKTKSEIVVPLFDKNGKIAGEIDIDSHEVNPFDEKDSELLEDICQLITERYL from the coding sequence GTGAGAAGTATTTTTAATGACATAACGAAAGACTATTTTGAATTACTTTCTTATCCGCAAGAAAACTGGGATAAATGGTTTTATTATTTCAGTAATAAAACTAATGGACTATTTGAAAAAGTAATTTTTAGTATTGGTTATGATAAAAATTCATATATAAAATATTTAAAAGATAGTTTAGGCAGAAGGAAATTAGACAAAATAAATTGGTTTAGAGAAGAAACAATTGCCGAAGAAAAGTCAAATATTATAAATATGATAACTCAAAACTCAGAAAATTTTAATCTAAAAAGGGCTGATTTTTCAGTACTTATTTTAAATTTAGATGGTGAAAAACCTTACGTAGTTTTTGAAACATACAAGAAAAATATCATAATCTTAGATTATATATGGTACTACGATCATAAAAGCGAAATTAATTTAAAAGAACTTTTTAAAAAATCTGTGAAAGAATACAACGATAAATATGAACCTAATCAAAAAAAAGCTTTATTTTGGGTGGTTTATGATGAAGCAAAAAAGATAATAAATGGTAAAGACCTTGAATTCACCAAAGCTCTATATAAAATATGTGAATTATTAGATAAAAAGATAGATTATTATAATTGGACTGGATTTTATCTTGTTGACGGGAATAATAAACTCAAGGTAGGACCATATATTGGAGAAAAAACTGAACATGTAGAGATTGAATTTGGTCAGGGAATATGTGGCCAAGCAGCGAGTACAGAAAAAACATTCGTCATATCTGATGTGTCTAAAGAAGACAATTATTTGTCGTGTAGTCCAAAAACAAAATCTGAAATTGTAGTACCTTTATTTGATAAAAATGGGAAAATAGCTGGTGAGATAGACATAGATAGCCATGAAGTTAATCCTTTTGATGAAAAAGATAGTGAATTGTTAGAAGATATATGCCAGCTAATAACCGAAAGGTATTTGTAA
- a CDS encoding TolB family protein — protein sequence MKKVYLILFFLLINIFIFSFQKSDMIIEYNRSNWYQNSVVEKITRLGSYFYDFEIIDSKKTVYLTNQYDFEDSMSYDVDVFLRITNNSTKTINTYYEIEGKSFYKKSELKDSSDWVEQFSVNLLEEISLNRLKYDNTWETLQMTFYEGVDEYPIKRNSTIAFISDRYKGNREVFFYDLNKVKINKIPLELSSEYFPDISPNGNYFVFQSTLFGNWDIVIYDRIKNDFKKITDKTYGYSPYFIDDYKIIYSEEIENEVKYNQIVEYDLISEEKKVLTDDKEFLKYRPSLYKNKIIYYGINPETAEVRIYLNDEKPIRLFDLSRNQMDSWSDNSDKIVFSYNLDASYDIFFLYENNLLNLTKEIDSDSYYPTFSDNGKYVFFSLYYKNKEPDIFIKKIF from the coding sequence ATGAAAAAAGTGTACCTTATATTATTTTTTTTGTTAATAAATATATTTATTTTTTCTTTTCAAAAGAGTGACATGATAATTGAATACAACAGATCAAACTGGTACCAAAACAGTGTGGTTGAAAAAATCACTCGTTTGGGAAGTTATTTCTATGATTTTGAAATTATAGATTCTAAAAAAACAGTTTATTTGACAAATCAATATGATTTTGAAGATTCCATGAGTTACGATGTAGATGTTTTTCTAAGAATAACAAATAATTCCACTAAAACTATAAATACTTATTATGAAATCGAAGGGAAAAGTTTTTATAAAAAAAGTGAATTAAAAGATTCCTCAGATTGGGTAGAACAATTTTCTGTGAATTTATTAGAGGAAATTTCTTTAAATAGGTTGAAATATGATAATACATGGGAAACACTTCAGATGACTTTTTATGAAGGTGTGGATGAATATCCAATAAAAAGAAACAGCACAATAGCTTTTATAAGTGATAGGTACAAGGGTAATAGAGAGGTATTTTTCTATGATTTGAATAAAGTAAAAATTAACAAAATACCATTAGAATTATCTTCAGAGTATTTCCCAGATATATCACCTAATGGAAATTATTTTGTTTTTCAATCAACGCTTTTTGGAAACTGGGACATTGTAATTTATGATAGGATTAAAAATGATTTTAAAAAAATAACAGATAAAACATATGGTTATTCACCATATTTTATTGATGATTATAAAATAATATATTCAGAGGAAATTGAAAATGAAGTAAAATACAATCAAATAGTTGAGTATGATCTAATCTCAGAAGAAAAAAAAGTTTTAACAGATGATAAAGAATTTTTAAAATATAGACCTTCATTGTATAAAAATAAAATTATATATTATGGAATAAATCCAGAAACTGCAGAGGTAAGAATTTACTTAAACGATGAAAAGCCTATTAGATTATTTGATTTATCAAGAAATCAAATGGATTCATGGTCAGATAACTCTGATAAAATTGTATTTTCTTACAATTTAGATGCATCTTATGATATTTTCTTCTTGTATGAAAACAATTTACTGAATTTAACAAAAGAAATTGATAGTGATTCATATTATCCAACATTCTCGGATAATGGCAAATACGTTTTTTTCTCATTATATTATAAGAATAAAGAACCCGATATATTCATAAAAAAAATATTTTAG
- a CDS encoding GatB/YqeY domain-containing protein, whose product MKKQLIEDMKKYMKDKNKLALNTIKMVNAEIKNQEIDKQKDLTDEEIIAVIEKQIKNRRDSVEQYKNAGRDDLAEQESQEIKILEKYLPEQLSEEEIEKIVDEVIEQVGAKDKRDFGKVMGKIMPKVKGKADGNIVKKLVQKKLD is encoded by the coding sequence ATGAAAAAGCAATTGATTGAAGATATGAAAAAATATATGAAAGATAAGAACAAATTAGCACTTAATACAATAAAAATGGTCAATGCTGAAATAAAAAACCAAGAAATAGACAAACAAAAAGATCTTACTGACGAAGAAATAATAGCTGTTATAGAAAAACAAATTAAAAACAGGAGAGATTCTGTAGAACAATATAAAAATGCAGGTAGAGATGATTTAGCAGAACAAGAGAGCCAAGAAATCAAAATATTAGAAAAATATTTACCAGAGCAATTATCAGAAGAAGAAATAGAAAAAATTGTTGATGAAGTGATTGAGCAAGTAGGAGCAAAAGATAAAAGAGACTTTGGGAAGGTTATGGGGAAAATAATGCCAAAAGTAAAAGGAAAAGCAGATGGAAATATCGTAAAAAAATTAGTACAAAAAAAGTTGGATTAA